The following proteins are encoded in a genomic region of Montipora foliosa isolate CH-2021 chromosome 8, ASM3666993v2, whole genome shotgun sequence:
- the LOC138012528 gene encoding GATOR2 complex protein WDR24-like isoform X2, whose amino-acid sequence MRTRTAKIISTQLATICLTLSKRNVMSFWELVERPSAREIQEMAKIQEKVSGGSFNCSTMCYNVDGALSSLSISRDGSQVVVAGRNVFKVISIEESGFVEKTNLRVGRINLNFCITDVQWHPVDDHILATAAGNGAVVLWNLNKITKQKQEVVFADHKRTVNRIQFHPYEKDLLLSGSQDGTMKYFDLRKQNVASTFHGKSESIRDVQFNPFDGQTFAAACENGNIQLWDSRQTGSPIIQYMGHNGPTFAVDWHPEEKNWVASAGRDTMVKVWDIHSKASLVNTIQTISPVCRIKWRPQRKFQIASCSLIVDFDIHVWDIRRPYLPYASFSEHKDVVTGILWRQTPRNKDPYVFLSCAKDSMLYQHVFSDAQHPADHAPRVGLSVSVNGDIIVACSDQLPKKFSSQNIVHTRPRGGNNPLMLQNKFQDMADNVCEVRSTLVVHYDEKSTEEDWFRILAQSYQLSGHSYADLCEHNCNVATKLLMHEHAQTWSVLKTLYSSVGGPGTTSTTHATSAVNSVSHVSGGGLSTTGNAEPTSVGVSTQNNVQANANIKSLSESTVAQNTGPVAEIQDDNDDSSSSSSEGGNPKLMNFAGRDFLFSEDQDEVQFFYDDSVALGGAPRDWTLPSEAFEPRAALDDRHTIPSIDQEPDRPESPTSNVESESLSATNAKSVIDSSIVEFQETDPSSNKVLPLPEWDFSPLVEEMLHHLADKGDVQMCVSALIVLGDKIRSRIDEQTQEQWVMSYIDLLGRLQLWSVATQIIQLSSLRAISSLNQASTTVYTMCGRCSKPLTKSGWYCERCRSLVAPCSLCHLIVKGPNVWCQGCGHGGHLTHMREWFANHIWCPAGCGHMCEYT is encoded by the exons ATGAGGACACGCACCGCAAAGATAATTTCAACTCAACTTGCGACTATTTGTTTGAcgctaagtaa AAGGAATGTCATGAGCTTTTGGGAACTTGTGGAGCGACCAAGTGCTCGAGAAATACAGGAAATGGCAAAGATCCAGGAAAAGG ttAGTGGTGGATCTTTCAACTGTTCTACAATGTGTTATAATGTGGATGGGGCACTAAGCTCCCTCAGTATCTCAAGAGACGGATCACAAGTTGTGGTGGCTGGCAGAAATG TTTTCAAAGTGATTAGCATTGAAGAATCTGGATTTGTTGAGAAAACCAACCTACGCGTGGGAAGAATTAActtaaacttttgcataaccgaTGTTCAGTGGCATCCAGTTGATG ATCACATATTAGCTACTGCTGCAGGAAATGGTGCAGTTGTTCTTTGgaatttaaacaaaattaccaagCAGAAGCAAG AGGTGGTATTTGCTGATCACAAGAGGACTGTCAACAGGATTCAGTTCCACCCTTATGAGAAAGATCTTCTTTTGAGTGGATCCCAAGATGGaacaatgaaatatttt GATCTTCGGAAACAGAATGTTGCATCAACTTTCCATGGAAAATCTGAAAGTATTAGAGATGTTCAG TTCAATCCATTTGATGGACAAACTTTTGCTGCTGCTTGTGAGAATGGAAACATTCAG CTGTGGGACAGTCGACAGACAGGTTCTCCTATCATCCAGTACATGGGTCACAATGGACCTACTTTTGCTGTGGATTGGCATCCAGAGGAGAAGAACTGGGTTGCATCTGCAGGAAGGGACACCATGGTTAAG GTATGGGATATACATTCTAAAGCAAGTCTTGTGAATACAATTCAAACAATATCTCCTGTCTGTCGAATCAAGTGGAGACCACAGAGAAAATTTCAGATTGCAAG CTGTTCTCTTATTGTGGATTTTGATATTCATGTTTGGGACATCAGAAGACCATACCTTCCGTATGCGTCTTTTAGTGAACATAAGGATGTTGTCACAG GTATTTTATGGCGACAGACCCCTCGTAATAAAGACCCGTATGTGTTTTTGTCGTGTGCAAAAGACTCCATGCTGTATCAACATGTGTTCAGTGATGCACAGCATCCTGCTGATCATGCCCCAAGAGTAGGACTCTCTGTTAGTGTCAATGGCGATATCATTGTTGCTTGCAGTGATCAGCTACCTAAGAAGTTTTCATCACAGAACATCGTACATACAAGACC ACGAGGAGGTAACAATCCACTAATGCTGCAAAACAAGTTTCAAGATATGGCTGACAATGTGTGTGAAGTCAGGAGTACACTTGTTGTCCATTATGATGAAAAGTCGACG GAGGAAGATTGGTTTCGTATCCTAGCACAGAGTTATCAGTTGAGTGGGCACAGTTATGCTGATCTTTGTGAACACAACTGTAAT GTAGCTACGAAACTGTTGATGCACGAGCATGCACAGACATGGTCCGTCCTGAAAACTCTTTACAGTAGCGTGGGAGGGCCTGGAACCACGAGCACAACACATGCAACAAGTGCCGTGAATTCAGTGAGTCATGTCAGCGGCGGGGGCCTGAGCACCACCGGAAATGCTGAACCTACTTCCG TTGGTGTGAGCACTCAAAATAACGTTCAAGCAAACgcaaatataaaatctttgtCTGAGTCAACTGTGGCACAAAACACTGGACCAGTAGCAGAAATACAAG ATGATAACGATGACTCGTCATCGTCAAGCAGTGAAGGCGGAAATCCAAAGCTTATGAATTTTGCTGGTCGAG ATTTTCTGTTCAGCGAAGATCAAGATGAAGTCCAGTTTTTCTATGATGACTCAGTCGCTCTCGGAGGAGCACCAAGGGACTGGACTCTTCCCAGC GAAGCATTCGAGCCTCGAGCAGCATTGGATGACAG gcATACGATACCGTCAATTGATCAGGAACCGGACAGACCTGAATCACCCACAAG CAATGTCGAATCTGAATCCTTGAGCGCCACTAATGCAAAATCCGTGATCGATTCAAGCATCGTAGAATTTCAAGAAACTGACCCTTCCTCAAACAAAGTCTTG CCGCTACCCGAGTGGGATTTTTCTCCACTTGTCGAGGAAATGCTTCACCATTTGGCAGACAAG GGAGATGTCCAGATGTGTGTGTCAGCGCTGATTGTCCTTGGGGATAAAATTCGTAGTAGAATAGATGAGCAAACGCAGGAGCAGTGGGTTATGTCTTACATCG ATTTACTTGGCCGCCTTCAGTTGTGGTCCGTGGCGACACAAATCATTCAACTTTCTAGTCTGCGAGCGATCAGTTCACTAAATCAG GCCTCTACGACTGTGTACACAATGTGTGGAAGATGTTCCAAACCGCTAACCAAGTCCGGTTGGTATTGTGAAAGATGCCGGAGCCTCGTGGCGCCATGTTCTTTGTG ccaTCTGATTGTCAAAGGTCCAAATGTATGGTGCCAAGGGTGTGGTCATGGCGGTCATCTTACTCACATGCGAGAATGGTTTGCAAATCATATTTGGTGCCCTGCAGGATGCGGTCACATGTGCGAGTACACGTGA
- the LOC138012528 gene encoding GATOR2 complex protein WDR24-like isoform X1, translating to MRTRTAKIISTQLATICLTLSKRNVMSFWELVERPSAREIQEMAKIQEKVSGGSFNCSTMCYNVDGALSSLSISRDGSQVVVAGRNVFKVISIEESGFVEKTNLRVGRINLNFCITDVQWHPVDDHILATAAGNGAVVLWNLNKITKQKQEVVFADHKRTVNRIQFHPYEKDLLLSGSQDGTMKYFDLRKQNVASTFHGKSESIRDVQFNPFDGQTFAAACENGNIQLWDSRQTGSPIIQYMGHNGPTFAVDWHPEEKNWVASAGRDTMVKVWDIHSKASLVNTIQTISPVCRIKWRPQRKFQIASCSLIVDFDIHVWDIRRPYLPYASFSEHKDVVTGILWRQTPRNKDPYVFLSCAKDSMLYQHVFSDAQHPADHAPRVGLSVSVNGDIIVACSDQLPKKFSSQNIVHTRPRGGNNPLMLQNKFQDMADNVCEVRSTLVVHYDEKSTEEDWFRILAQSYQLSGHSYADLCEHNCNVATKLLMHEHAQTWSVLKTLYSSVGGPGTTSTTHATSAVNSVSHVSGGGLSTTGNAEPTSVGVSTQNNVQANANIKSLSESTVAQNTGPVAEIQDDNDDSSSSSSEGGNPKLMNFAGRADFLFSEDQDEVQFFYDDSVALGGAPRDWTLPSEAFEPRAALDDRHTIPSIDQEPDRPESPTSNVESESLSATNAKSVIDSSIVEFQETDPSSNKVLPLPEWDFSPLVEEMLHHLADKGDVQMCVSALIVLGDKIRSRIDEQTQEQWVMSYIDLLGRLQLWSVATQIIQLSSLRAISSLNQASTTVYTMCGRCSKPLTKSGWYCERCRSLVAPCSLCHLIVKGPNVWCQGCGHGGHLTHMREWFANHIWCPAGCGHMCEYT from the exons ATGAGGACACGCACCGCAAAGATAATTTCAACTCAACTTGCGACTATTTGTTTGAcgctaagtaa AAGGAATGTCATGAGCTTTTGGGAACTTGTGGAGCGACCAAGTGCTCGAGAAATACAGGAAATGGCAAAGATCCAGGAAAAGG ttAGTGGTGGATCTTTCAACTGTTCTACAATGTGTTATAATGTGGATGGGGCACTAAGCTCCCTCAGTATCTCAAGAGACGGATCACAAGTTGTGGTGGCTGGCAGAAATG TTTTCAAAGTGATTAGCATTGAAGAATCTGGATTTGTTGAGAAAACCAACCTACGCGTGGGAAGAATTAActtaaacttttgcataaccgaTGTTCAGTGGCATCCAGTTGATG ATCACATATTAGCTACTGCTGCAGGAAATGGTGCAGTTGTTCTTTGgaatttaaacaaaattaccaagCAGAAGCAAG AGGTGGTATTTGCTGATCACAAGAGGACTGTCAACAGGATTCAGTTCCACCCTTATGAGAAAGATCTTCTTTTGAGTGGATCCCAAGATGGaacaatgaaatatttt GATCTTCGGAAACAGAATGTTGCATCAACTTTCCATGGAAAATCTGAAAGTATTAGAGATGTTCAG TTCAATCCATTTGATGGACAAACTTTTGCTGCTGCTTGTGAGAATGGAAACATTCAG CTGTGGGACAGTCGACAGACAGGTTCTCCTATCATCCAGTACATGGGTCACAATGGACCTACTTTTGCTGTGGATTGGCATCCAGAGGAGAAGAACTGGGTTGCATCTGCAGGAAGGGACACCATGGTTAAG GTATGGGATATACATTCTAAAGCAAGTCTTGTGAATACAATTCAAACAATATCTCCTGTCTGTCGAATCAAGTGGAGACCACAGAGAAAATTTCAGATTGCAAG CTGTTCTCTTATTGTGGATTTTGATATTCATGTTTGGGACATCAGAAGACCATACCTTCCGTATGCGTCTTTTAGTGAACATAAGGATGTTGTCACAG GTATTTTATGGCGACAGACCCCTCGTAATAAAGACCCGTATGTGTTTTTGTCGTGTGCAAAAGACTCCATGCTGTATCAACATGTGTTCAGTGATGCACAGCATCCTGCTGATCATGCCCCAAGAGTAGGACTCTCTGTTAGTGTCAATGGCGATATCATTGTTGCTTGCAGTGATCAGCTACCTAAGAAGTTTTCATCACAGAACATCGTACATACAAGACC ACGAGGAGGTAACAATCCACTAATGCTGCAAAACAAGTTTCAAGATATGGCTGACAATGTGTGTGAAGTCAGGAGTACACTTGTTGTCCATTATGATGAAAAGTCGACG GAGGAAGATTGGTTTCGTATCCTAGCACAGAGTTATCAGTTGAGTGGGCACAGTTATGCTGATCTTTGTGAACACAACTGTAAT GTAGCTACGAAACTGTTGATGCACGAGCATGCACAGACATGGTCCGTCCTGAAAACTCTTTACAGTAGCGTGGGAGGGCCTGGAACCACGAGCACAACACATGCAACAAGTGCCGTGAATTCAGTGAGTCATGTCAGCGGCGGGGGCCTGAGCACCACCGGAAATGCTGAACCTACTTCCG TTGGTGTGAGCACTCAAAATAACGTTCAAGCAAACgcaaatataaaatctttgtCTGAGTCAACTGTGGCACAAAACACTGGACCAGTAGCAGAAATACAAG ATGATAACGATGACTCGTCATCGTCAAGCAGTGAAGGCGGAAATCCAAAGCTTATGAATTTTGCTGGTCGAG CAGATTTTCTGTTCAGCGAAGATCAAGATGAAGTCCAGTTTTTCTATGATGACTCAGTCGCTCTCGGAGGAGCACCAAGGGACTGGACTCTTCCCAGC GAAGCATTCGAGCCTCGAGCAGCATTGGATGACAG gcATACGATACCGTCAATTGATCAGGAACCGGACAGACCTGAATCACCCACAAG CAATGTCGAATCTGAATCCTTGAGCGCCACTAATGCAAAATCCGTGATCGATTCAAGCATCGTAGAATTTCAAGAAACTGACCCTTCCTCAAACAAAGTCTTG CCGCTACCCGAGTGGGATTTTTCTCCACTTGTCGAGGAAATGCTTCACCATTTGGCAGACAAG GGAGATGTCCAGATGTGTGTGTCAGCGCTGATTGTCCTTGGGGATAAAATTCGTAGTAGAATAGATGAGCAAACGCAGGAGCAGTGGGTTATGTCTTACATCG ATTTACTTGGCCGCCTTCAGTTGTGGTCCGTGGCGACACAAATCATTCAACTTTCTAGTCTGCGAGCGATCAGTTCACTAAATCAG GCCTCTACGACTGTGTACACAATGTGTGGAAGATGTTCCAAACCGCTAACCAAGTCCGGTTGGTATTGTGAAAGATGCCGGAGCCTCGTGGCGCCATGTTCTTTGTG ccaTCTGATTGTCAAAGGTCCAAATGTATGGTGCCAAGGGTGTGGTCATGGCGGTCATCTTACTCACATGCGAGAATGGTTTGCAAATCATATTTGGTGCCCTGCAGGATGCGGTCACATGTGCGAGTACACGTGA
- the LOC138012528 gene encoding GATOR2 complex protein WDR24-like isoform X3, whose protein sequence is MSFWELVERPSAREIQEMAKIQEKVSGGSFNCSTMCYNVDGALSSLSISRDGSQVVVAGRNVFKVISIEESGFVEKTNLRVGRINLNFCITDVQWHPVDDHILATAAGNGAVVLWNLNKITKQKQEVVFADHKRTVNRIQFHPYEKDLLLSGSQDGTMKYFDLRKQNVASTFHGKSESIRDVQFNPFDGQTFAAACENGNIQLWDSRQTGSPIIQYMGHNGPTFAVDWHPEEKNWVASAGRDTMVKVWDIHSKASLVNTIQTISPVCRIKWRPQRKFQIASCSLIVDFDIHVWDIRRPYLPYASFSEHKDVVTGILWRQTPRNKDPYVFLSCAKDSMLYQHVFSDAQHPADHAPRVGLSVSVNGDIIVACSDQLPKKFSSQNIVHTRPRGGNNPLMLQNKFQDMADNVCEVRSTLVVHYDEKSTEEDWFRILAQSYQLSGHSYADLCEHNCNVATKLLMHEHAQTWSVLKTLYSSVGGPGTTSTTHATSAVNSVSHVSGGGLSTTGNAEPTSVGVSTQNNVQANANIKSLSESTVAQNTGPVAEIQDDNDDSSSSSSEGGNPKLMNFAGRADFLFSEDQDEVQFFYDDSVALGGAPRDWTLPSEAFEPRAALDDRHTIPSIDQEPDRPESPTSNVESESLSATNAKSVIDSSIVEFQETDPSSNKVLPLPEWDFSPLVEEMLHHLADKGDVQMCVSALIVLGDKIRSRIDEQTQEQWVMSYIDLLGRLQLWSVATQIIQLSSLRAISSLNQASTTVYTMCGRCSKPLTKSGWYCERCRSLVAPCSLCHLIVKGPNVWCQGCGHGGHLTHMREWFANHIWCPAGCGHMCEYT, encoded by the exons ATGAGCTTTTGGGAACTTGTGGAGCGACCAAGTGCTCGAGAAATACAGGAAATGGCAAAGATCCAGGAAAAGG ttAGTGGTGGATCTTTCAACTGTTCTACAATGTGTTATAATGTGGATGGGGCACTAAGCTCCCTCAGTATCTCAAGAGACGGATCACAAGTTGTGGTGGCTGGCAGAAATG TTTTCAAAGTGATTAGCATTGAAGAATCTGGATTTGTTGAGAAAACCAACCTACGCGTGGGAAGAATTAActtaaacttttgcataaccgaTGTTCAGTGGCATCCAGTTGATG ATCACATATTAGCTACTGCTGCAGGAAATGGTGCAGTTGTTCTTTGgaatttaaacaaaattaccaagCAGAAGCAAG AGGTGGTATTTGCTGATCACAAGAGGACTGTCAACAGGATTCAGTTCCACCCTTATGAGAAAGATCTTCTTTTGAGTGGATCCCAAGATGGaacaatgaaatatttt GATCTTCGGAAACAGAATGTTGCATCAACTTTCCATGGAAAATCTGAAAGTATTAGAGATGTTCAG TTCAATCCATTTGATGGACAAACTTTTGCTGCTGCTTGTGAGAATGGAAACATTCAG CTGTGGGACAGTCGACAGACAGGTTCTCCTATCATCCAGTACATGGGTCACAATGGACCTACTTTTGCTGTGGATTGGCATCCAGAGGAGAAGAACTGGGTTGCATCTGCAGGAAGGGACACCATGGTTAAG GTATGGGATATACATTCTAAAGCAAGTCTTGTGAATACAATTCAAACAATATCTCCTGTCTGTCGAATCAAGTGGAGACCACAGAGAAAATTTCAGATTGCAAG CTGTTCTCTTATTGTGGATTTTGATATTCATGTTTGGGACATCAGAAGACCATACCTTCCGTATGCGTCTTTTAGTGAACATAAGGATGTTGTCACAG GTATTTTATGGCGACAGACCCCTCGTAATAAAGACCCGTATGTGTTTTTGTCGTGTGCAAAAGACTCCATGCTGTATCAACATGTGTTCAGTGATGCACAGCATCCTGCTGATCATGCCCCAAGAGTAGGACTCTCTGTTAGTGTCAATGGCGATATCATTGTTGCTTGCAGTGATCAGCTACCTAAGAAGTTTTCATCACAGAACATCGTACATACAAGACC ACGAGGAGGTAACAATCCACTAATGCTGCAAAACAAGTTTCAAGATATGGCTGACAATGTGTGTGAAGTCAGGAGTACACTTGTTGTCCATTATGATGAAAAGTCGACG GAGGAAGATTGGTTTCGTATCCTAGCACAGAGTTATCAGTTGAGTGGGCACAGTTATGCTGATCTTTGTGAACACAACTGTAAT GTAGCTACGAAACTGTTGATGCACGAGCATGCACAGACATGGTCCGTCCTGAAAACTCTTTACAGTAGCGTGGGAGGGCCTGGAACCACGAGCACAACACATGCAACAAGTGCCGTGAATTCAGTGAGTCATGTCAGCGGCGGGGGCCTGAGCACCACCGGAAATGCTGAACCTACTTCCG TTGGTGTGAGCACTCAAAATAACGTTCAAGCAAACgcaaatataaaatctttgtCTGAGTCAACTGTGGCACAAAACACTGGACCAGTAGCAGAAATACAAG ATGATAACGATGACTCGTCATCGTCAAGCAGTGAAGGCGGAAATCCAAAGCTTATGAATTTTGCTGGTCGAG CAGATTTTCTGTTCAGCGAAGATCAAGATGAAGTCCAGTTTTTCTATGATGACTCAGTCGCTCTCGGAGGAGCACCAAGGGACTGGACTCTTCCCAGC GAAGCATTCGAGCCTCGAGCAGCATTGGATGACAG gcATACGATACCGTCAATTGATCAGGAACCGGACAGACCTGAATCACCCACAAG CAATGTCGAATCTGAATCCTTGAGCGCCACTAATGCAAAATCCGTGATCGATTCAAGCATCGTAGAATTTCAAGAAACTGACCCTTCCTCAAACAAAGTCTTG CCGCTACCCGAGTGGGATTTTTCTCCACTTGTCGAGGAAATGCTTCACCATTTGGCAGACAAG GGAGATGTCCAGATGTGTGTGTCAGCGCTGATTGTCCTTGGGGATAAAATTCGTAGTAGAATAGATGAGCAAACGCAGGAGCAGTGGGTTATGTCTTACATCG ATTTACTTGGCCGCCTTCAGTTGTGGTCCGTGGCGACACAAATCATTCAACTTTCTAGTCTGCGAGCGATCAGTTCACTAAATCAG GCCTCTACGACTGTGTACACAATGTGTGGAAGATGTTCCAAACCGCTAACCAAGTCCGGTTGGTATTGTGAAAGATGCCGGAGCCTCGTGGCGCCATGTTCTTTGTG ccaTCTGATTGTCAAAGGTCCAAATGTATGGTGCCAAGGGTGTGGTCATGGCGGTCATCTTACTCACATGCGAGAATGGTTTGCAAATCATATTTGGTGCCCTGCAGGATGCGGTCACATGTGCGAGTACACGTGA
- the LOC138012528 gene encoding GATOR2 complex protein WDR24-like isoform X4 encodes MCYNVDGALSSLSISRDGSQVVVAGRNVFKVISIEESGFVEKTNLRVGRINLNFCITDVQWHPVDDHILATAAGNGAVVLWNLNKITKQKQEVVFADHKRTVNRIQFHPYEKDLLLSGSQDGTMKYFDLRKQNVASTFHGKSESIRDVQFNPFDGQTFAAACENGNIQLWDSRQTGSPIIQYMGHNGPTFAVDWHPEEKNWVASAGRDTMVKVWDIHSKASLVNTIQTISPVCRIKWRPQRKFQIASCSLIVDFDIHVWDIRRPYLPYASFSEHKDVVTGILWRQTPRNKDPYVFLSCAKDSMLYQHVFSDAQHPADHAPRVGLSVSVNGDIIVACSDQLPKKFSSQNIVHTRPRGGNNPLMLQNKFQDMADNVCEVRSTLVVHYDEKSTEEDWFRILAQSYQLSGHSYADLCEHNCNVATKLLMHEHAQTWSVLKTLYSSVGGPGTTSTTHATSAVNSVSHVSGGGLSTTGNAEPTSVGVSTQNNVQANANIKSLSESTVAQNTGPVAEIQDDNDDSSSSSSEGGNPKLMNFAGRADFLFSEDQDEVQFFYDDSVALGGAPRDWTLPSEAFEPRAALDDRHTIPSIDQEPDRPESPTSNVESESLSATNAKSVIDSSIVEFQETDPSSNKVLPLPEWDFSPLVEEMLHHLADKGDVQMCVSALIVLGDKIRSRIDEQTQEQWVMSYIDLLGRLQLWSVATQIIQLSSLRAISSLNQASTTVYTMCGRCSKPLTKSGWYCERCRSLVAPCSLCHLIVKGPNVWCQGCGHGGHLTHMREWFANHIWCPAGCGHMCEYT; translated from the exons ATGTGTTATAATGTGGATGGGGCACTAAGCTCCCTCAGTATCTCAAGAGACGGATCACAAGTTGTGGTGGCTGGCAGAAATG TTTTCAAAGTGATTAGCATTGAAGAATCTGGATTTGTTGAGAAAACCAACCTACGCGTGGGAAGAATTAActtaaacttttgcataaccgaTGTTCAGTGGCATCCAGTTGATG ATCACATATTAGCTACTGCTGCAGGAAATGGTGCAGTTGTTCTTTGgaatttaaacaaaattaccaagCAGAAGCAAG AGGTGGTATTTGCTGATCACAAGAGGACTGTCAACAGGATTCAGTTCCACCCTTATGAGAAAGATCTTCTTTTGAGTGGATCCCAAGATGGaacaatgaaatatttt GATCTTCGGAAACAGAATGTTGCATCAACTTTCCATGGAAAATCTGAAAGTATTAGAGATGTTCAG TTCAATCCATTTGATGGACAAACTTTTGCTGCTGCTTGTGAGAATGGAAACATTCAG CTGTGGGACAGTCGACAGACAGGTTCTCCTATCATCCAGTACATGGGTCACAATGGACCTACTTTTGCTGTGGATTGGCATCCAGAGGAGAAGAACTGGGTTGCATCTGCAGGAAGGGACACCATGGTTAAG GTATGGGATATACATTCTAAAGCAAGTCTTGTGAATACAATTCAAACAATATCTCCTGTCTGTCGAATCAAGTGGAGACCACAGAGAAAATTTCAGATTGCAAG CTGTTCTCTTATTGTGGATTTTGATATTCATGTTTGGGACATCAGAAGACCATACCTTCCGTATGCGTCTTTTAGTGAACATAAGGATGTTGTCACAG GTATTTTATGGCGACAGACCCCTCGTAATAAAGACCCGTATGTGTTTTTGTCGTGTGCAAAAGACTCCATGCTGTATCAACATGTGTTCAGTGATGCACAGCATCCTGCTGATCATGCCCCAAGAGTAGGACTCTCTGTTAGTGTCAATGGCGATATCATTGTTGCTTGCAGTGATCAGCTACCTAAGAAGTTTTCATCACAGAACATCGTACATACAAGACC ACGAGGAGGTAACAATCCACTAATGCTGCAAAACAAGTTTCAAGATATGGCTGACAATGTGTGTGAAGTCAGGAGTACACTTGTTGTCCATTATGATGAAAAGTCGACG GAGGAAGATTGGTTTCGTATCCTAGCACAGAGTTATCAGTTGAGTGGGCACAGTTATGCTGATCTTTGTGAACACAACTGTAAT GTAGCTACGAAACTGTTGATGCACGAGCATGCACAGACATGGTCCGTCCTGAAAACTCTTTACAGTAGCGTGGGAGGGCCTGGAACCACGAGCACAACACATGCAACAAGTGCCGTGAATTCAGTGAGTCATGTCAGCGGCGGGGGCCTGAGCACCACCGGAAATGCTGAACCTACTTCCG TTGGTGTGAGCACTCAAAATAACGTTCAAGCAAACgcaaatataaaatctttgtCTGAGTCAACTGTGGCACAAAACACTGGACCAGTAGCAGAAATACAAG ATGATAACGATGACTCGTCATCGTCAAGCAGTGAAGGCGGAAATCCAAAGCTTATGAATTTTGCTGGTCGAG CAGATTTTCTGTTCAGCGAAGATCAAGATGAAGTCCAGTTTTTCTATGATGACTCAGTCGCTCTCGGAGGAGCACCAAGGGACTGGACTCTTCCCAGC GAAGCATTCGAGCCTCGAGCAGCATTGGATGACAG gcATACGATACCGTCAATTGATCAGGAACCGGACAGACCTGAATCACCCACAAG CAATGTCGAATCTGAATCCTTGAGCGCCACTAATGCAAAATCCGTGATCGATTCAAGCATCGTAGAATTTCAAGAAACTGACCCTTCCTCAAACAAAGTCTTG CCGCTACCCGAGTGGGATTTTTCTCCACTTGTCGAGGAAATGCTTCACCATTTGGCAGACAAG GGAGATGTCCAGATGTGTGTGTCAGCGCTGATTGTCCTTGGGGATAAAATTCGTAGTAGAATAGATGAGCAAACGCAGGAGCAGTGGGTTATGTCTTACATCG ATTTACTTGGCCGCCTTCAGTTGTGGTCCGTGGCGACACAAATCATTCAACTTTCTAGTCTGCGAGCGATCAGTTCACTAAATCAG GCCTCTACGACTGTGTACACAATGTGTGGAAGATGTTCCAAACCGCTAACCAAGTCCGGTTGGTATTGTGAAAGATGCCGGAGCCTCGTGGCGCCATGTTCTTTGTG ccaTCTGATTGTCAAAGGTCCAAATGTATGGTGCCAAGGGTGTGGTCATGGCGGTCATCTTACTCACATGCGAGAATGGTTTGCAAATCATATTTGGTGCCCTGCAGGATGCGGTCACATGTGCGAGTACACGTGA